From one Deltaproteobacteria bacterium genomic stretch:
- a CDS encoding phosphatidylserine decarboxylase family protein has translation MTGSSAPMFAPEGWPFILGGAAFTAAVGLLGPRWIPLTALGLIFTLFSLWFFRNPVRTPPAGTGQIVSPADGKVIYSGETPAGMYSPVGGRKVSIFMSPMDVHVNRAPVSGKVAAVRYNKGKFHVASVDKASLSNEQNGVTIETPEGRKVTYVQIAGMVARRIVCDVKEGDPVRQGQRVGMIRFGSRVDLYLPGDARIQVKPGDRVRAGESVIGVFP, from the coding sequence TTGACGGGGAGTTCCGCCCCGATGTTCGCGCCGGAGGGGTGGCCCTTCATCCTCGGGGGAGCGGCGTTCACGGCGGCCGTCGGACTGCTGGGGCCCCGGTGGATCCCGCTTACGGCGCTGGGGCTGATCTTCACCCTGTTCTCCCTCTGGTTCTTCCGGAACCCGGTCCGCACGCCTCCGGCGGGGACGGGGCAGATCGTCTCCCCGGCGGACGGAAAGGTCATCTATTCGGGGGAGACTCCGGCGGGGATGTATTCCCCGGTGGGCGGCAGGAAGGTCAGCATCTTCATGTCGCCGATGGACGTCCACGTGAACCGCGCCCCCGTGTCGGGGAAGGTGGCGGCCGTCCGGTACAATAAAGGGAAGTTCCACGTGGCGAGCGTCGACAAGGCGTCGCTTTCGAACGAGCAGAACGGGGTGACGATCGAGACGCCGGAGGGGCGGAAGGTGACCTACGTGCAGATCGCCGGCATGGTCGCCCGCCGGATCGTCTGCGACGTGAAGGAGGGGGATCCCGTGCGACAGGGGCAGCGGGTCGGGATGATCCGGTTCGGTTCCCGCGTCGACCTGTATCTTCCGGGGGACGCGAGGATCCAGGTGAAGCCGGGGGACCGCGTCCGCGCCGGCGAATCGGTGATCGGGGTGTTCCCGTGA